In Candidatus Bathyarchaeia archaeon, the following are encoded in one genomic region:
- a CDS encoding NosD domain-containing protein → MFRKTAAEILLFLLLANMLMFAFKIELTEGWTGTVYVRADGRIDPADAPMSTVDNETYTLKDDIIGNANGIVIERNNIVVDGAGYALEGTGASDSRGVDLTGRNNVTLKNLTIKQFSYGINLENSSNNTISGNNITNNNVGVRLCYSSNYNLIFGNNITNNSDVGLLLQISENYNQIFYNEINENRWGIWLWYSSFNNIWGNNITANARGIILFHYSSNNALYMNHIEDNVQYGLSISSDCASNTIYHNNFVNNTCQMYSGAVNRWDDGYPSGGNYWSNYNGVDLYSGPYQNETGSDGIGDEPYVIDENNQDRYPLMNPITLSLPWRDWTHYHSYNELVSTIFHLYMTYPEIVDAFPIGKSWQGRSIYCIKLTNERITNPKPKLLFIGYHHAREPISAELPLYFAVDAATNFGINETITRMLNYSEIYIIPALNVDGFDAVKLNEWQRKNVHPYDEDGDGLLDEDPPDDEDGDGYIENLFFRNETHSWFIRVEGFDDDGDGLYNEDWIGGVDLNRNYNWDEFYALGSPNPWDETYRGPEPFSEPETQAIRDFTLQHYFQYAISFHSGAASIGCPEGYTEEESRKFIEIAANLSDLVGVPWYFAGQLGFPTGFWDDWIYPNISKFPFTCEIYGNESAWQYEPGPEPDTYWEKGITQVFNPEPTQIMAVIERWLPVFTYLANRAIVEASKVRNSNTLLGYMSIQEAIDASETLDGHTIMVGAGTYYEHVTVNKAVSLVGENPATTIIDGGGFGTVINITTSNVSITGFTIRNGGEGVLDAGICLDNVDNCSITRNYITANNNFGIFIYNSYNSIVSENNIAGNDWFGIDLEASSNNTFSGNIFVEDGLVIYNSYGNIVADNLVNGKPLVYLEGASNMTVIDAGQVILVNCNHIIVENLNLSNTDIGIQLSMTNDTIIANNIITNNNIGVQFEASYNNIVSKNNIANYLVGCALFNSKQNTVSENTIKDNGDGVLLYNSSDNLFYHNNFVDNFAHVRLYVNSYNIWDYGYPSGGNYWSDYGGVDYYSGAYQNETGMDAIGDNQYFIDPSNADRYPLMNTWPTHDLAIINVVPSSLSVKRGDYLTINVTVINQGDFVETFNLTVYANTTVIGTETITDLPIRTSATFSFTWNTAGFTTSNYIISAYATPIQDETDAGDNIYVDGTVTIEEIDVIHDIAISNITFSKQNPSVNETIFVYVTVENRGNFTETFDVSLNYTLLFDPLIGTKTVTLEPGGLVTLNFTWTPNATGRYEIKAYTNEITEDINPSDNTKITYLYASAAYTSDFSTEVTDWLYMNLRSVRFRYLAYPLTLQIL, encoded by the coding sequence TTGTTTAGGAAAACTGCTGCAGAAATATTGTTATTCCTTCTTTTGGCAAACATGTTGATGTTCGCATTCAAAATTGAACTGACTGAGGGTTGGACTGGAACTGTTTATGTTAGGGCTGATGGGAGAATAGATCCAGCAGACGCTCCTATGTCAACCGTTGACAATGAAACTTATACTCTAAAAGATGACATCATCGGCAATGCCAATGGAATTGTTATTGAACGGAATAACATTGTGGTTGATGGAGCAGGCTATGCCCTCGAGGGAACAGGAGCGTCTGATTCGAGAGGAGTAGACCTAACTGGAAGAAACAACGTTACACTCAAGAACTTGACAATCAAACAATTCTCTTACGGCATCAATCTTGAGAACTCTAGCAACAATACCATTTCGGGCAACAACATAACAAACAACAATGTTGGCGTTAGACTTTGCTATTCTTCAAACTACAACCTCATTTTTGGTAACAACATAACAAACAATAGCGATGTTGGCTTACTCTTGCAGATATCTGAAAACTATAATCAGATTTTCTACAATGAAATAAACGAAAACCGTTGGGGCATTTGGCTTTGGTATTCTTCATTCAACAATATCTGGGGTAACAATATCACGGCTAACGCGCGCGGTATAATCCTTTTCCATTATTCCTCCAACAACGCCTTATATATGAATCACATCGAGGACAATGTTCAATATGGGCTTTCGATTTCAAGCGATTGTGCCAGCAACACCATTTATCATAACAACTTTGTAAATAACACTTGTCAAATGTATAGTGGTGCAGTGAATAGGTGGGATGATGGCTATCCAAGTGGCGGAAACTACTGGAGCAACTATAATGGCGTTGACTTATATAGTGGCCCATATCAGAATGAAACTGGAAGCGACGGAATAGGCGATGAACCATACGTAATTGACGAGAACAACCAAGATCGCTATCCACTTATGAACCCTATTACTTTGTCTTTACCATGGCGTGATTGGACACATTACCACAGTTACAATGAACTTGTCAGCACCATTTTCCACTTATATATGACTTATCCAGAAATTGTAGATGCCTTTCCAATTGGAAAGAGTTGGCAGGGCCGAAGCATTTACTGCATCAAACTAACTAACGAAAGAATAACAAATCCGAAGCCCAAGTTACTATTCATAGGTTATCACCATGCCCGAGAACCCATAAGTGCAGAATTACCATTATACTTTGCAGTAGACGCTGCTACAAATTTCGGCATAAATGAAACTATAACTCGCATGCTAAACTACAGCGAAATTTACATAATCCCAGCATTAAATGTGGATGGCTTCGATGCCGTTAAATTAAATGAATGGCAACGTAAAAACGTCCACCCATACGACGAAGATGGAGATGGTCTACTTGACGAAGATCCACCAGATGACGAAGACGGAGACGGCTACATAGAAAACCTTTTCTTCCGAAATGAAACCCACTCTTGGTTCATTAGAGTGGAAGGATTCGACGATGATGGCGACGGCTTATATAACGAAGACTGGATTGGAGGAGTCGACCTAAACAGAAACTACAACTGGGATGAGTTCTATGCTCTTGGAAGCCCAAATCCCTGGGACGAAACATACAGAGGACCAGAACCCTTCTCAGAACCTGAAACACAAGCAATACGCGATTTCACGCTCCAACATTATTTTCAATATGCCATAAGTTTTCATTCTGGTGCTGCTTCGATAGGTTGCCCGGAAGGATATACTGAAGAAGAGAGTAGAAAATTTATTGAAATTGCAGCAAATCTTTCAGATCTTGTAGGAGTGCCATGGTATTTTGCAGGTCAATTGGGGTTTCCAACAGGCTTCTGGGATGACTGGATATATCCCAACATAAGCAAATTCCCATTTACATGCGAAATTTACGGTAATGAAAGTGCTTGGCAATATGAGCCTGGCCCCGAACCTGACACATATTGGGAGAAAGGTATAACACAAGTCTTCAACCCAGAACCAACTCAAATAATGGCGGTAATTGAACGATGGCTACCAGTTTTTACATACTTGGCAAACAGAGCAATAGTTGAAGCTTCAAAGGTTAGAAATAGCAACACACTCTTGGGCTACATGAGTATACAGGAGGCAATAGATGCATCAGAAACCTTGGATGGACACACCATCATGGTCGGAGCTGGAACCTACTATGAGCACGTTACAGTAAACAAAGCCGTGTCACTTGTCGGAGAAAATCCGGCAACTACAATTATTGACGGAGGAGGTTTCGGAACTGTTATAAATATAACAACATCCAATGTAAGCATAACAGGTTTCACGATACGAAACGGTGGCGAGGGAGTTCTTGATGCTGGAATTTGCTTAGATAACGTAGATAATTGTAGCATTACCAGAAACTATATAACAGCGAACAACAACTTTGGGATCTTTATTTATAATTCCTATAACAGTATTGTTTCAGAGAATAACATAGCTGGCAATGACTGGTTTGGTATCGACCTGGAAGCATCCTCTAACAACACTTTTTCAGGAAACATCTTCGTTGAAGATGGTTTGGTCATTTATAATTCCTATGGAAACATTGTAGCAGATAACCTTGTTAACGGAAAGCCTTTAGTTTATCTTGAGGGTGCTTCAAACATGACTGTTATCGACGCTGGGCAAGTTATACTTGTTAACTGCAATCACATAATAGTGGAAAATCTCAACTTATCAAACACAGACATAGGAATACAGCTTTCAATGACAAATGATACAATAATAGCCAATAACATCATAACAAACAACAACATTGGCGTTCAATTCGAAGCTTCTTATAATAACATAGTTTCGAAAAACAATATAGCAAATTACTTGGTAGGCTGCGCACTATTTAATTCAAAACAAAATACGGTTTCAGAAAACACTATAAAAGATAATGGTGATGGAGTATTGTTGTATAATTCCTCGGACAATTTGTTTTACCACAATAATTTTGTAGATAACTTCGCACATGTGCGTTTATACGTGAATTCTTACAACATTTGGGATTATGGTTATCCTTCTGGCGGAAACTATTGGAGTGATTATGGTGGAGTTGATTACTATAGTGGTGCATATCAAAACGAAACGGGCATGGATGCCATTGGGGACAACCAATACTTCATTGATCCAAGTAATGCGGACAGATACCCGCTCATGAACACTTGGCCTACACATGATCTCGCAATAATCAATGTTGTTCCTTCTTCTTTAAGTGTGAAACGAGGAGACTATTTAACCATTAATGTGACGGTTATTAATCAAGGAGATTTTGTTGAGACCTTTAATCTAACAGTTTATGCCAACACAACAGTTATCGGAACAGAAACGATAACAGATTTGCCCATCAGAACCTCAGCAACATTCTCTTTCACATGGAATACAGCAGGCTTTACCACAAGCAACTACATCATCAGTGCTTATGCCACCCCAATTCAAGACGAAACTGATGCCGGAGACAACATCTATGTAGATGGAACAGTCACGATAGAAGAAATAGACGTAATACATGACATCGCTATATCAAACATTACATTTTCAAAGCAAAACCCCTCTGTCAACGAAACGATCTTCGTTTATGTAACAGTGGAAAACCGAGGCAACTTCACAGAAACCTTTGATGTAAGCCTCAACTATACTTTACTCTTTGACCCATTAATCGGAACAAAAACAGTAACCTTAGAACCCGGAGGACTCGTAACATTAAATTTCACGTGGACGCCGAATGCTACAGGTCGCTATGAAATAAAGGCCTACACAAATGAAATAACTGAAGACATAAACCCATCAGACAATACAAAAATAACCTATCTCTACGCTTCGGCAGCTTACACTTCAGACTTTTCTACAGAGGTAACTGATTGGCTATATATGAATCTGAGAAGCGTAAGATTTCGTTACTTGGCGTATCCACTAACACTCCAAATTCTCTAA
- a CDS encoding MBL fold metallo-hydrolase, whose product MTEGNDKPDLKLKEAEGAEIISLMDNSVDILSTIQRSEVKSVREWTKKHFRLPIAEHGFSMLVRVFDEGRVHSILFDTGCSPNGVVTNAKRMGIDLSEIECIVLSHGHYDHFGGLPAAVKAIKKNKLPIIVHEDMFKKRGVANPNGTIREYPAFPEEERVKPAKYIKTKQPYLIADNLILVTGEIPRTTSFEKGYPQHRAFIDGKWQSDPWIWDDRALVISVKNKGLVIVSGCAHAGIINTILYAQKLTRVKTIHAILGGFHLAGKEYEPRIGQTVKELKRIKPNLVASSHCTGWRGNHAIAEAMPESYVWNSIGNLYKF is encoded by the coding sequence ATGACCGAAGGCAATGACAAACCAGATTTGAAGCTCAAAGAAGCAGAAGGCGCGGAAATAATCAGTTTAATGGATAATTCGGTGGATATTCTTTCAACGATCCAGAGAAGTGAAGTTAAAAGCGTCAGGGAGTGGACTAAGAAACACTTTCGCCTTCCAATAGCCGAACATGGATTTTCAATGCTTGTCCGAGTCTTTGATGAAGGCAGGGTTCACAGCATATTGTTCGACACGGGTTGCAGTCCCAATGGCGTTGTAACAAACGCTAAAAGGATGGGAATAGACCTGTCGGAAATAGAATGTATAGTTCTCTCCCATGGACATTACGACCATTTCGGCGGGTTACCCGCCGCAGTCAAAGCTATTAAGAAGAATAAATTGCCAATAATAGTGCATGAAGACATGTTCAAAAAGCGAGGCGTAGCCAACCCAAACGGAACCATAAGAGAATATCCCGCGTTCCCGGAAGAAGAAAGGGTGAAGCCAGCCAAATACATCAAAACCAAACAACCATACCTAATAGCAGACAACCTCATACTCGTCACAGGCGAAATCCCAAGAACAACAAGCTTCGAAAAGGGATACCCTCAACACAGAGCCTTCATAGATGGCAAATGGCAGTCTGACCCGTGGATATGGGATGACCGCGCCCTAGTAATCAGCGTTAAGAATAAAGGCTTAGTCATCGTATCTGGATGTGCCCATGCAGGCATAATAAACACTATACTTTACGCACAAAAACTCACAAGGGTAAAAACCATCCACGCCATATTAGGCGGATTCCACCTAGCGGGAAAAGAATATGAACCACGCATTGGCCAAACAGTGAAAGAGCTGAAAAGAATAAAACCCAATTTAGTAGCGTCTTCACACTGCACGGGCTGGCGCGGAAACCACGCCATTGCTGAGGCAATGCCAGAATCCTACGTCTGGAACAGCATTGGGAACCTCTACAAGTTCTAA